The sequence TGTTCCATACTGCCTCTGCCCTATCCTTTCAAAGCTGACTTACGTCCGCCCATAATGAAGGCGATGTTGCCGATGAGCACAAAAGCGATCACGATTACGTGTGCGAACGATTGTGACAGCATAAATATGGTGCCTTTGCCGCGGTATTCGGTCAGGGTCTCAAACTCGGCCGCACCACTCATCCCACCCATCAGTCCGATTAACTGCCCTGCGTCGAGATAGGCATACATCTGGGGCGCCTGCACCGCCGTGTTACCGGCGCCAAGCCTGACCCCATATCGGTCGACCGCTATCTGCACCCACTCGACGGAGCCTGGGAAACCGGCCGAGAGATTAACGGAGTAATCGATGTTGGAGAAGTTGCGCACGTTCTTTACCAGGGGAATCTCTTCGTAGGGCGTGCCTTCGTAGTCGCTTGAGAACATAGACTCAAACGAGGAGCCCATGCGCTGAATCACAAACTCGTTACCGGTCTGAAAACCTAAGTTTACATAGTCCACACCGTACTGAAGGTTTTTGGCCGCAATCTCCGGTTCCTGAAAGACCCTCTCGATAGCCAGGTTGGCCTGCTGCGGCCCTTGTGGCCAGAGACCCATCATGATGACCTTCAGGTCACGTTGAAAACAGAGCCTGAGAACAGCCTCGGCCATCGGCTGCAACTCCGGCCCCGAAGGCGGATCGTAATCGAACGATATCAATACCTTCGACCCTTCCGGCAATTCAAGGACTGCATCGTACAGCTCTCTTACTTCCGGCGAAATGGAAATCTTCTGAGAAATACTCATGAACAACGGCAAGGCCACCGCAATGCCTACATATAGGAACACAATCCGTCGCTCAATCAGGCGTCCCTTTATGGTCAGGATCATTATCCACAGAAGCGACAGGGCCAGGAGCGCTATCACTATTACCGACTCGGTCGTCGAAAACGTAATCGTCTCTCCACCGCCCACTTTTCTAAGATAGAAGACGAGAGCAAAGACGATGGCTCCAACTACGACAATGAGTTCCTTGACACGGGTGCTCACTCGCCACCCCCGATATGGGAGCGTTCCAGGCCAAGGATAATACGTAGCGAGGTTGACACGATGCCCAGCCCGATGCCGATCATGATGGCTCTCTGTCCGGCTGCCTGAGGCACATTCATCACCCACGAGGCCAGATCGGAGAGTTGATATCCGGCGGGCATGAACGACGACAGGGTGTACCCTACCGGCACCCGTCCGATCATCACAAAGAAGGCCGCGATCAGCAACAGGGTCGCTTCGAAGTTCCTGGCCCGGAAGGCGCGATATGAAGCCGAAGCGACATAGAAGGCGAGGATTGCAAACATCGTGGCCGACAGCGGGATGTACGTATAGTTGTAGAGCCAGTCAAAGGGGGTGCCGGGATTACGGAAGTCACGTCCGCCGGCCAATCCGATAATCACCATCAACAAAAACGTCGCTATGATCACCGCCGCATAGCCCCAATCAGCTTTCATCCTGGATACCTTGAGAATCGATATCTTCATCAGGTTGAGCGCACCCAGAATAATCGCACAGGCCTGGACAATAGAGAACCAGTCGGAGAACCAGTTACTCATGTTGCTGAACGGCCAGTGCGGTATAAAATACTGGACCACGAACCCGAGGCCGACAATGGCTGTTATGAATATTGGAACTTCTCTGCGCATATTTAGTCAATCACCGAAAACAGATTGGATAGTTGCCAGACGCCCAGTGTTTCCAACAGGACACCCAGCACCAGGGCGCCCAACACAACGGCCTTGCCGATATCCTGTCCTTTGAGCGATCCCAGCAGTTTGGGTTCTTTCGACAGATAAGCGGAGGCGGCAAAAAGCTCCTCGCCTATCAGAGTATAGTCACAGGCCGCGACAAAGAACGGCAACTGCGATGGCATGGCCGTACCGGCGATCTGAATGGCCCCGATGGAGTTGCCGGTCTCAGCCAGAATCAATGACTCGGCGAAAAACTGGCCCATGAAAAACACGGTGGCCGGTTTCTCACGCACAAACATCCCGTCCACTCCGGCGGCGTAGCCGAACTGATCGTCGGTAAGGTAATGCACCTGATCGACGTTATATGCGTCCGGACGCCCGACTTTGGAGTAGGCTTCTTTGAGCACTTCGCGCGCCGTCACCATAACCATCGAACGACAGACCGGCACGTCCAGGTAAGTCTCGTATTCAGCCGACAACTCGGCCACGCGACCGAGAATAGTAACACCGGCGATTGTCTGCATATTATCCATATCGCCGATACCAGGTACGTAGAAGATTTTCCGACCCATCTCAGTGGCACGGCCGACAGCTTCATCGACTGCCTCAAGACCGGCGATTTTGCGAATGAAGAGTTTCTTGCCGGACTTGGCCTGAAAGATGTAGAATATGATAAATGTGGTCAGGAGGAACATACCGACCAGTGTATTGATGCGCTGTTTGTGAAACCATTGTTGCGATGAAGTAATCGGTCCGGCCGAGACCGACTCGGAAGTATACTCGTGCACGTCACCGGCTTCATCGTAAACGAGACTGACGGCGATAACCTTGTACATGTACATCCTGCCATCGGTCGCGTTGCCGTCGTTGTGGGCGTAAAAAACTCTGCCCGCCGGAGAATCGCCAACCAGGCTGTCTTCACTGAATTGACCCGGTTGACCGTCGATTTCATCGGCCCGCATTATGCGATACAGCCTGACATTGCCGCCATCGTGATCATCGGGCGAGCGCACCCAGGTTACGGTGATGGAGCCACCGGCATCGTTATCGGTGTCGGCGACAGTAATCTCTGTGGCCGGTGCCGGCTTGTTATCCGCGGCTGCGCTTTCGGCTGCGGCCATAGTAGAATCGATTTCGGTGGAATCAGGCTCGGCCTTCGCCATGGCAGCGACCGGGACCAGCCATAACATGAGTAACACCAGGGCGATACCTGGAATGTGAGGATAGTCGGTCTTATGCCGGCGAGGGTTCAAAACGTATCTTTCAAACTTCCGCTGTCTTGTCAGTAACCAGCTTACGCCGGCGCCGACCGTGGTGAAGTCATCAGTTGGGCTCTCTGTCAAACATTCAGATCACCGCACGCCTCTATGTAGAGACGGGCCAGACTTCGTAGTTGTGCAAAACAACAGCAGCCAATCTATGATTGCCCTCAATTATAGTCAAGGAAAAAAGGTAGAGGGTGATTGGGGGCAAAACGGGTAGCGCCCTCACACTATCTGTGCCCGCGTGATCTTCAGATCGCGTGGGGTCGCAGTAGGGCGGGTCCGTCCTCGCCTGCGCGCCGCGGCGTGAACCCGCCAGTTGCCCCATGGAGTCATTCTGGCGAAGGCCAGAATCCAGTCTTCTCTTCGTAGGTCGGAACCCCCTGTGGTTCCGACAACGCGCGAAGCGCGAAAAACCCCGCGTTGCGCGGGGTGTCACCCCGAGCGCAGTCGAAGGACAGGCAAGCCTGTTCTTGTGCGCTACGCGCGCCACCAATGTCATCCTGAGCGGAGTCGAAGGATGCCGCGCTACTCCCCCAACTCCTCCAACAACCTGCCAGCTTCGGTGTACGCGGCATGGTAGGTATAATCGGGCGGCCCATCGCAATAGGCTAGTTTACGGGCTTTCTGTGCGTGTTCAAGCGCGGTCTTTTTGTCGCCTGAGTCGCGGGCGAGCTTGGCCAATTCCAGATGCGCATCCGCACCTTGCAAGACGTAACCACTCCGCTTGGTAATGAGCAGCGCTTCTTCCGCCAGCCGCTTTGCTTCCTTCGGATCGCCGGTGGCAGCACACAACCGCGCCAGATCAATCAGGATATCGGCCTCGTGATCCACCATGTTGATGCGGCGGCAACGTTCCAGCGCCTCGTGCAGGTGTCCTTCGGCCTCGTCAAGCTGCCCAACAACACGGTGTGCCGCGCCCAGCAGCCAGTGTGCCCGGACGTAGTCGCGCGCGTTAGGACGCCCTACCTGTATCTGCCATTCATCCGCTAGCTTAAGTGCTCGTTGCGCCGATTCAAGTGCAGACTGCGATGAGTAATTCACCGAGTCAGATTCTGAGCGAAGCCGCAGTAAGTCGCGCAGGGCACGGTAGGCACAGATCACACCTTGTGCCTGAAGGTGCTCATCTCGCTTCTTGATTACCTCGCTAGCTTTGAGAACATCAGAAGATTCTGACCACTGACCCCGGATTGCCAGCACTCTCCCCAATTCGTAAAGCCCCGTCCCTTCTTTCCCCTCGTCCGTGATCTCCCGGCAGATATCGATGCCGCGGCGCAAACTGGTATCGGCGGCCTGCAGAGCGCCAAGTTCGCGGTGGCGGTGGGCCACGTTCACCAAGACGGTAGCGAGGTTTCCTTTGTCGTCCTGCCTCTCACAAATCGCTATGTCCTGCTGAAACAGCGATGCTGCGCGGCGCGGTTGGCCAGTGAGTCCGTAGGAGTTCGCTAACGCTCCCAGCACCCAGCCCTGAGCGCTGTCATCTGTCAGACACGGAGGCCTGTCATCGCCGTCAGGGAAAAGCGCACACAGCAGGTCAATCTCCAACTGATAGGCGCCGAACTGGAAATAGATTGGGTCAGCGAGGCGATCCCGATAAAGTGCGCGCGCCTCGTCAAACTGCCCGGCACGGACGGTGTGGTGATAGAGTTCGATCACCGGATTCAGTTCCTCCAGGGTCGTCACCTCGGACGGTGTGGGAACGGCGGCGAAGTAACTACGCAGCTTTGTGTGGGCATCGTTGCGTTCGAGTTTGCCCAACCGGTCGTAGGCATAGCGACGAACGATGGGATGCAGGTCGAACTGTTTCTTCTCGGTGTCGTGGTGCAATAACCCTCGCGCAACCAGGTCTTGCAGATCGCTTTCGAGAGTTACGGTGGATTCTCCGGCCTCCACCGCCACGGCCTCTAATGTCTCGAATGTGACTGGGCTGCGGAAACAGGCTATACGGCTGAGCAACGCTCTTCGCTCTAAGGTGAGGGAGTCGTAGGCTACTTCCAGCACGTGATGCTGGCGCGCGACCAGATCACCTGCCACGTCCA is a genomic window of Candidatus Zixiibacteriota bacterium containing:
- a CDS encoding toll/interleukin-1 receptor domain-containing protein, which codes for MLAIKRLRDSSSRHPPEVGLMVEETDYKYDVFISYSSKDQEWVRGELLERIESAGLTAFIDHRDFKPGALNVKECKRGVVESRKTLVVITPDYIESEWCEFEAVMVQTLGPANRDLRLIPLLKTKSDKPLDIDVYNHIDFTDGADLDLAWRQLLTALGRPPEPPKPKAPKRDNWCFAHTYPMPPNFTGRISERRMLSEWLNADEAHPLLSLRALGGFGKSALVWHWLMNDVKPTDWPRVVWWSFYESEASFDRFIARTLGYISGEEVTSATTTANDIEALVDELHKTGTLLVLDGFERELRAFAGLNAAYQGDGDKPKENDTDCISPLAETFLRRVSTLPNIRSKVMLTTRLCPSILETTGGQFLQGCCEEVLLQMQPDDAVAYFRARGIRGARAEIEQVCEPYGYHPLSLSLVAGVVVKSLQQPGDIAVAKELDVAGDLVARQHHVLEVAYDSLTLERRALLSRIACFRSPVTFETLEAVAVEAGESTVTLESDLQDLVARGLLHHDTEKKQFDLHPIVRRYAYDRLGKLERNDAHTKLRSYFAAVPTPSEVTTLEELNPVIELYHHTVRAGQFDEARALYRDRLADPIYFQFGAYQLEIDLLCALFPDGDDRPPCLTDDSAQGWVLGALANSYGLTGQPRRAASLFQQDIAICERQDDKGNLATVLVNVAHRHRELGALQAADTSLRRGIDICREITDEGKEGTGLYELGRVLAIRGQWSESSDVLKASEVIKKRDEHLQAQGVICAYRALRDLLRLRSESDSVNYSSQSALESAQRALKLADEWQIQVGRPNARDYVRAHWLLGAAHRVVGQLDEAEGHLHEALERCRRINMVDHEADILIDLARLCAATGDPKEAKRLAEEALLITKRSGYVLQGADAHLELAKLARDSGDKKTALEHAQKARKLAYCDGPPDYTYHAAYTEAGRLLEELGE